One Osmerus eperlanus chromosome 2, fOsmEpe2.1, whole genome shotgun sequence genomic window, cgcacacacatttacgTCAGACATCCATCTGTAAGTGTtacacatgcaccacacacagacacacaaactctttTACATCACAGATCCATACAGAACATTTACATACACAAATATGCGCACGCaattacaaaaacacacatgctttcctgttcctttctttctttctcactttctttctttctctctctctatctctatctctctctgcacaGGGACGTAACAAGATTATTTGCCAAAGTTAATCCAAAAATCCCAGAGATTACGCAAATTAGGGCCCCTCGATTTTCCCCGCCCCGGCCCACTGTTAGCTGTTGTTAACCACCACAGTATCATCCATTGGAGATTTGATCCATCACACCCATCATATTCCCATAATTTGATCTCGCTCATGGAGTTAGCCGTATCATTTGTCCTTAAACCTTGCAGATAAGGGTCTGTGCAGAGGATTAGAGAGGCAAAGAGCTGTATAGGAGTGGAGAAGGGGACCCACAGTCTACTAATAGGCCTGTGACATCAGAAGTGAAGGTCAGATATGGGAGGGCCTAACTGAGGGTTGGAATGGTTGAGCAAGCAGCATATGGGCAGACGGAATTTGTTCTTCCACAACAGTCCTACCGGTCTGACTTGGGCTAAGCTCCTCTGGGAGGCAGGGTGTAGCTTCAGAGCTCCCAGATTAATGATGCTAGATAAGTGTGTCACTGATTACCACAGAGTATATCATTCATGCCTGCTGGCATGTGGTAAATAAGGAGAATACTCTCCTTCCGGTCTCGGCAAATTATGAGTATGTTAACGTTGAGGGATAAATGTTAATCGGAATGTAATTATTTGTATTGGTGAAAGAAGTGTGATCCTGTCAGTGGAATGGCTGATGGAAAGCAGGTTTATTAATGCTTATACAATGACTATACAATTACCTGTGTATAGTCAGTTGGTTTTGTAGTCTGGTGTCCAGATTGGAGGTGAACAGCAGGCAGCGGGATTTTGAGACTAAAGAGACTAAGCCCTGAGGTGAACTAAAGTGTCATTATATATGCTCTGCCTGAATATTTACCTGAATATTTAACAACAATCCGTCTAGGGAATCACTAGTAGTGAATGGGTTTTATTTACTAGACCAGTGAATGCACTGTTATCCTACAAAGTTCTTTTAAACAGCAGGATTTAACAGCTTACCAAACAACCTACAATGTAGCAAATTGCAGTCctttaaattatttatttaattattatAAGATGGTTGTCAAATACTAATTTAGACGGGAAATGATAGAGCAAGATATCTGAGAAAAAGCTGAACAGACAAATAAACCTACATGACTTGAGACATAATGGGTGTTTGTCCTTTGGAAGGACTATAAAATAATTGAGATATAAATATTTATACAACTTAAATTTGCTTAAATCACAAATATTATTATCAATAAAACATTCACATACATTCAGCAACTTCCGACCAGGTAAAACAGCACAACATGCATAAACTCTATATGTAGGCTATGtctctttgtgttattgtgtcAGGGAGATATGTTGAGAACTTCAACTCCCATGTCACCAATATCTTCACTATGACAAAGAAAAGGCCAGCCAATTTTACAATCCCAAAGGAGTCATCCCTCAATCACTATGTAGCCAGTGAAAAAAACAAGGTTTCATCAACATCTACAAGGGATTGACTAAACAAATTAGAATTTGCACAGACAGTAACATACATAACACTCACCCTATATTCAGATATTTTCTTCCTTGTCTTGTTTGTAATGCAATTCTGGACACCTCCAAAGTGGTTGGAGAGAACTGTTGtgcaccaccctctctctctctccctccctacccgtTGCTCAGTTAATCTATGTTAATAGCCTTCTGCCAACTGCTTACCATCCACCTTCTCATccattgctctctctttctctctctctctctctctctctctctctctctctctctctctctctctctctctctctcgctttctcatcCAAAGCACACGGGTCACCAAAACCCGAGTTCTCTTAATCTTTCAATCCCGGACTATAGTATCTTAGACGTATGATGGGTTACTTTGATATTTTATTGTTTCCCTTCTCCCAGGGCATTTTACATTTTTCGAAGAGATCTAGTGTCTCTATTTAGTACAGTATTTTTCTGCAATTCaaaaaacaggaacatgaaTCTAGAAAATAACAAACATTTATGGTCTGTTACTGTAAAATATATCTCACTTAATTTCAGTTTCCTCCAGTTTCCAGTTATCCTGCTGATTAACCAGAAATTAATTTGTCCACTGTATTTTCGGTCCAGTAACTTTTCACCCTTTGGCCCTATTTCCTTTTTGCCCATTTCTTCGTTTTGTCCAATTGAGAGGAAATCCTGGGCTTTCTAATGCCGTCAGTTAAGTTATAAATGCAAAACTATCTCACAACAGAGCCAAACCCAAACAATTATGTAAAatataaacattttaaaagctTGGCTGTAAGATCTTTCAGGACTGAATGGGACTTTCCCATAAAGAATTGGCGCCCCTGTGTGGTTATGGCAGGTAATAAAGTgggtaaagtctcaaagcatggCTTAAAGGTTTACATTGATTCTGTACCTCTCTTCATCCACCACTCCTCCACTAACTGTGTCTCCTGCTGTATCACTTTGTTCCACCAAAATAAACTAGGTTGGGAACCAAACCATGTGCAAGCTATGGTTTGTTTGCTCTGGATGATGGGTCTGGCCACCCTCCCAGTCAAACAAATTTCCCTTTTTTGGGTCAATCCCAACCGTTTATCTGATTAAGGGGTGGATTCAGTATGACTGTACTTGCCGTTGAGGCTATTGTAAAAAATAACAAGACTTCTCTCTTGACTGTCTGTTTCTATCCAATTCAAGTCATATTTCAGAAACAATAAATGCCAAAAAGGCTGCAGCTCAAAATGTGTATTGAGTAAAACACACTATAGCATACCACCAATATAACAATCCAGATGACAACACATCACTCAGTAACATCAAACCATTAAAACATTCAGGGAATGGTATACAGGTAAATATATAAGTTAAAAATAGCACTATAAACGGGTGGCATTTTCCAGGAATCTGAAGGTCCTAATGATCTGAAGTTTAGCACAGGGTGTGCTTGTCGAACAGGTACTCGGCCATCTTGTTGTTGTGGGCGTCCATCTTGGTGAGGTTGGTGATGTGGTCTCCCAGCTTCTTGATGGCCTCCACCTGCTCATTCAGGTAGTGGGTCTCCAGGAAGTCACACAGCTAGAAGGAAACACCCAGAGAACAGGGATTAGACAGGGGACAGGAACAAACACCACACATTCAGGCACTTCTGTGACAATAGAAAGCAGTTTAAGACCAGGTATAGTGGAACTTACATGTGGGTCTCCTTTATCAGATGCCACCTTGTGGAGGTCGAGAAGGGCCTGGTTGACGTTCTTCTCCAGCTGCAGGGCACACCTCATGGCCTCCAGCCCGCTGCcccactcatctctctctggtttctacATCAGAAATAAAACGGGATCAGCACTTGTGTTTATTTGTTGAGATGATAATTCATTCAAAGTAGTGTTATAGAGTTGTGCCATATTTATTACAATTAAAGACTgggtgcttgttttttttttacacaccaATTTTATTCCTAAGAAGTAAAATGTGAAATAACTTAGACTGCCCTGTTaacatggtgtgtatgtgtggaggggTAAATGGATAACCTTTACCTTGATGTCCTGTAGAGAGATGCGTCCCCCTCTCTTATTTTGGAAAGACATGAGCTTGTCGCCATGCTCACGTTCCTCCTCGCTGTTCTCCTTGAAGAACTTTGAGAATCCTTGGAGAGCCACGTCATCACGGGAGAAGTAAAAAGCCTAACAGACAATGAAAAATAGATAAGAGTTGAGGCTGTTCAACATGTCTTGACATTCAGTGACTGTTTAGTCATGGTTACTAAACTGACAACAAAAATAGTAAGCCTGACACAGAACTTTCATTGAAGAATATCTACCACTTTTACTATTACTTTTAATAAACCTTCAAAAATAAGTTAGATTTTTTGACGGAGCCGAAGCACATGTCCGCGACCCTCTTCACACCCCTATGTGTCCCACCAGTTGAGAAACAGTGGCCAAAAGCATGGCTGTATGAAACAACCAGTAGATGGCAGTCCAACGTCACATGGAGCCCAAACAACACAATAAATTATTTaggttaatatatatatataactcaaTCAATAGGCTACCACAACTAACATGAGCATCAGTGACGACTAGGCCTAATGGTTTTCACCTATCTCCACGATAAcccaaccctgcactatgattGCATGAAATTACATCATATAGCCTATTTTATTGTTGGGCCTATATGTTTAACTCAGAGACCTGTTCAGTTGTTATAAATTAGATTGTTGATTTAAACTGTGAAACTTCACCAAATGTGTGAAGAAGTCCATGCTAATGTCAGTTTTAGTGGTTTGTGGACATTAGTgcatcttctctctgtgtgtggtacCATGACATTACTTTTTCCGTTTTGTTATAGCCTAGTTGAAATTCTAGGAATTGATGCTGCAATTAAGGGTGTTTCCTCACTGTCACCTGTAACACGACCTAGGCTAATGTGCCGACTCGAGCAAATCCACATTTCTTTGCTGTGTCATGGTCAGTGACTCAGCATCTCGAAGTCCAATAGCCTACCATTTCAGAGCTATTTCCTTATTGGATCCCCATGTTGCCgaaacatgtttttgttttgtttttaggcTACACACCTACGCTGAGTATTATTCTCGTATTTGTCTGCCTTGGTAGGTAGGCTACTTTACCTAATTGGATTAGGCTCCGTTGAATAAAAAGATAATCAATAGCCTACCTCAGACATACAAAATGTGTAATGACAATCCTGAAAATGTATTCCAAATATAATCAATGATCCAGATATAATAATGATGAACTCATATTCCAATTGTATGATTATGCACCAAgatgtgactgtgtctgtgaaaCTGAGAAATATTCCTTGCTCAGGAAAATGTATCTTTTAGTGAGGAGAAGAATGCAATAAAGTCAGCCTACTGGCAGGGAGGGGTGTACGGGATGATATGATTTGCTCCAGAGAGCTCTTTGACATCAAGGCTGGTGAGAGGTACCGGATGGCGGAGGCGGGATGGCCACACTATGGGACAAGGAGAGAATACAATGAGCCTCACAACTCGAGAGTGAGAGTCAACACCAGGAGATGAGAACAAGATTCATTCGACCATGGAGAATGTATCCCTTTGCATCTGGACATCATCAGACCTTTGGGTCTAGTCCGCCCACCTTGAATGGCCTGGTCTGCCCCCCCTTTGgatgccctgccctcccccctccccggaTCCTCtgccctttccctccccctggACATCATCAGACCTCTGCCACCCCCGCACCCCCCTCCTCTTGAGACCTAATAGGATGAACACTTCCCCTCCCCACTGTCTTCTGACCAATGACCTAACAAACACCTCCCTCTCAAGGGGGTACAAGACCTGTGTACTTTGGACAGGTCAGGCAGAATTGGACTGGGCAGAACACTATGATTTCTGTCAAGACTATTCTCTACTCTGTGAAACGAGACTGGTAACATTGACTGGTATCGCCGATCTAGACTGAGACACCTTGGTGTGTTGTATTCATTGTTTGATTGCATCATTTGTTATCAATAAACTACAAAGAACTTGGTCTGGCATTTAACCTtgtattagggttagggttcaccCAAATTAAAACAACGCAACAAATGTTGGCTCATACTATCAAAATACTGTTTGCACAGACACattgcacttctgatcctcgaTTATCAGCACCTGGCCTATACTAGCCTTCACAAGTGGTGTGGAATGAATGGGTTGAAAGTGGTGCTAAGTGCACATTATCAGAACGTTGCCGTGatcatgtattttttttttcctaTTTCCTTATATGTCAAACAGCTAGGACTAGTTGGAACGTCTTCGTCTTAatagacttaaaaaaaaaaaatcttgctCAGACATAACCTAACTTATGAACCAAGCTTGTCCTCCCATATGTGCTTTGtgttctccctctcctggcTGTGCAGCCAGTCTTTAAGGAGCTGGAGCAGGTGTACTGCCTACTGACACATCTGGATTCTTTACAGAGACAGAGGACAACTGTTCAAAGGGTGAAGTTGAGGGTGGTTGTGCATATGTATGTTATAAAATTATTCCTCCGGAAATATTCTTCAACATGGGGTTTGTAAATCTCCTGCTTCTGTTCGAAACGATTTGTTTGCATTTCTGTTCGAAACCAATCATTTATTAGtataatgactaaatgtagtagCCCAATAATTCTGAAACGCTAAATAAAGCACTGAAACTGATCCAGCTCAAAATGTTTAATCAGTCACTTGCATCAGAGGAATTAAAGCAAAACAAGCTTGATACAACATGCATGGCAGTGAAAAACACTTGAGTGGGCAGAAATGAGGGTGAACATTGTACTGCCAAAGATGCACAGATACACTTCTCTATTCATTACCAAAATAGGATGAAGCTGATGTCTGTGAGCTAGAGAGATTAGCTCTGGCTCCCCAGGGTGTGCTTGTCGAACAGGTACTCGGCCATCTTGTTGTTTTGGGCGTCCATCTTGGTGAGGTTGGTGATGTGGTCTCCCAGCTTCTTGATGGCCTCCACCTGCTCATTCAGGTAGTGGGTCTCCAGGAAGTCACACAGCTAGAAGGAAACACCCAGAGAACAGGGATTAGACAGGGGACAGGAACAAACACCACACATTCAGGCACTTCTGTGACAATAGAAAGCAGTTTAAGACCAGGTATAGTGGAACTTACATGTGGGTCTCCTTTATCAGATGCCACCTTGTGGAGGTCGAGAAGGGCCTGGTTGACGTTCTTCTCCAGCTGCAGGGCACACTGCATGGCCTCCAGCCCGCTGCcccactcatctctctctggtttctacAAATAAACAGGGTCAGCACTTAGTATACTTGATTTTTTATTACATGAAATCAAAAGTCTAGGACCTTGTTTCTTCACACACGTATTTTGATCCTTAAAACAATAATGGTTACACTACCTTGATGTCCTGCAGGAAGATGCGTCCCCCTCTCTGATTCTGGAAAGACATGAGCTTGTCGCCATGCTCGCGCTCCTCATCGCTGTTCTCCTTGAAGAACTTTGAGAATCCTTGGAGAGCCACATCGTCACGGGAGAAGTAAAAGGCCTACAGTAGAGAAAAAACACAATATTGTTGTCAACAGCGGTTAAACATGACTCATCCAGTATGGCAAGTTAACGTTTGACAACGCTCCCACTAAGCACGACACAGCATTCCACTGAAGATAAATAATGTTTCTGCGAACATAATCTTTCTTCGAATGCCACTTGTATACAAACACCCGTCTGTTAGTTAGCCTACATAGCCAAGAAAGATAAATTAAATATTTTGTTGTGAGATTGACTTGTCCCCATCGGTATAGCGTGGAACAAAATAGTCCGAAATAGGCTTTTCTTTACCATTGAAGTGTAGGTATAAGACGCAAAAAGCTCCATGTTGATCATACGATTGATAGCAGCTTCGCAATCGCGGTGGTAGTTCTGGCGGATCTGAGACTCCATTTTGACTGGTTTTGTTTTCTTATCAAAAACGTACAATAAAAAAATAGATTCAAACTATTTTGCTAGTAGTGTTGAAGTAAAGGTAGAAATACGAGTTCCGGAATGTTCAGATATTTTGGCTTGGAAGATGAAGTTCCGTTCAATCACTGTTGAAGCAAGAACCTTCGATGTCTTCTCAGCGCTGTGTGAAGTAGAGAAAATGAAGTCTGTATTTATGTATTCCTGAAAGAAAGCGTCAGTAAAATCGTTGCAAACAGCATAGCCAATCAAATCAAGCGTTCATCGGATAAAAGGCGGGGTTTTGAATTACGTCATTTTACACATGACCGGGGAAAAGGTTAACATGATTTTAATGACTTGGAGAATAAACGTGTGCAACTGCGGACTATTCCAGTATAAATGCATTTGAGATTCTTAGCCAACAAGGAAAGCAAAAGTATTATTATTCATATTCTGGATTGAGTAGTCATTCAATGACAAAGCTGTAAAGCAGCCATCCTTCCTATATTCCCATTCCTAAATTCCCATATCTGCTGACATTACCCTAAAAGCTACTTTTAGGGTAATGCACAGTTTTTCTAAATGAACACCACTACTATTTTACTTTTTCCTAACATGTTGGAGGTTAATAGGAATGTATATATGCAACAGTCTAACTTTCATATTGTTCTGTTTACCAGCTAAATACTAAAATGTCCGATTTATGCGGTCGAACAGGAACGGACATGTGTATTCTTAATCTGTACTCAAAGGTTTGTCCCATGCTTTAACTTAATGCTACTGTGGCATATGACCTTGATACAGATGACTCAGCCAAACCAATTGCAGTTTTGAAAG contains:
- the LOC134009039 gene encoding ferritin, middle subunit: MESQIRQNYHRDCEAAINRMINMELFASYTYTSMAFYFSRDDVALQGFSKFFKENSDEEREHGDKLMSFQNQRGGRIFLQDIKKPERDEWGSGLEAMQCALQLEKNVNQALLDLHKVASDKGDPHLCDFLETHYLNEQVEAIKKLGDHITNLTKMDAQNNKMAEYLFDKHTLGSQS
- the LOC134009034 gene encoding ferritin, middle subunit-like, with translation MSFQNKRGGRISLQDIKKPERDEWGSGLEAMRCALQLEKNVNQALLDLHKVASDKGDPHLCDFLETHYLNEQVEAIKKLGDHITNLTKMDAHNNKMAEYLFDKHTLC